From a region of the Mesomycoplasma ovipneumoniae ATCC 29419 genome:
- the tsaE gene encoding tRNA (adenosine(37)-N6)-threonylcarbamoyltransferase complex ATPase subunit type 1 TsaE produces MSLEHIAKNYRFCKQIISKTSSDLEIIFNLIISKKIQFIYLVGPYGSGKTDFTKKFAQKIGIKDKIISPSFNFMFAYENLVHIDLDNFSSKLDEFQDYFEQNFVVIEWANKLEEFSQNSILISFEIISTDTRKIQFCWN; encoded by the coding sequence ATGAGCTTGGAACATATAGCTAAAAATTACCGTTTTTGTAAGCAAATAATCTCCAAAACTTCCTCTGATTTGGAGATTATTTTTAATTTAATTATTAGTAAAAAAATTCAATTTATTTATTTAGTTGGGCCGTATGGTTCAGGAAAAACTGATTTTACCAAAAAATTTGCACAAAAAATCGGGATAAAAGACAAAATTATTTCCCCGTCATTTAATTTTATGTTTGCCTACGAGAATTTAGTTCATATTGACCTTGACAATTTTTCATCAAAACTGGACGAATTTCAGGACTATTTTGAGCAAAATTTTGTTGTAATTGAATGGGCAAACAAGCTTGAGGAATTTTCTCAAAACTCAATTTTGATTAGTTTTGAGATAATCAGCACAGACACAAGAAAAATTCAATTTTGCTGAAACTAA
- a CDS encoding DNA-directed RNA polymerase subunit beta', giving the protein MNTKVSRQYAKIYENSIEKISLALATPQDVLDWSRGEVTRPETINYKTFKPERGGLFDELIFGPLVDFKCSICGRKYRKANENQLCIATKECQISKSQIMSKLSRRYAMGHIALNTPILHFWFFKIDHSIVAKLLGLKVYEGDKLTSNISKTALEQLIYYKSHIVLETGGLKSLQKNKIIDISEAGLIYKNALVEILETYEPETDEYEAVAEALSELTDLASSKIGREYGIDYYELNEVIQEFSDARIATGTEAIEYLLDKLDLHAEKKQVEAELAVLQKQSHQNKKVVIKNQKRDKLYKRLQVINAFINSGQDPKSMIIKNLPVIPADLRPLVQLDGSRHSTSDCNELYRRIIIRNNRLKRWKESEAPVIIIQNEMRMLQEAIDALIDNQKKTTNQVTTKENRPLKSISDSLTGKKGRFRQNLLGKRVDYSGRSVIVVGPKLKMHQAGLPRKMAAVLFEPWIIRNLIQEKKVGSIKSARKMIEEENPIIWPHVAKVIKTRPIILNRAPTLHRLSIQAFEPVLVRAKAIQLHPLVTAGFNADFDGDQMAVHIPISPEAVRETRELMFADKNILGPKDGEPIVNPSQDMVLGLYYLSQEKAGAKGEGSFFSSYDEMLKAYEFRSVELHARVVLPFESVKPLVGKNSRGHIISTVGKFILNNIFPENFPFIFDHNVDELELNYPRQIKKYVLPYGTNFRDYIQNLQINEPLNKKAIAKIVRQIFDTYDGVLAKEDIANVIDQLDFENYQDCILIYEKLRDYKGEKLPISHLAKLSEFTIFEFDQLFKRQQQAGRAEIYRVFEDHEKVDLLEKIWFKYNNMVSSILDKIKDLGFHYSTISGTSIAISDIKVAPKKHEFIAEGEKYISQLNNFFNQGLITDDERYVLAIAKWTQIKNEIQDDLNESIVNEAHNSLVMMMKSGARGNISNFVQLAGMRGLMANNVKALKVDAENERVVRSIVEVPVKSSFVEGLTSFEFYSSTHGARKGLTDTALNTAKSGYLTRRLVDVAQNIVVAADDCFSDFGFVVKDIIDTKTNTIIVPLIERIEGRFLNKDVYDSKGNKIASGGQLVNLQIAKQIANAGVKKVEIRSILSCHIKNSVCKKCYGKDLATNRLVSIGEAVGIIAAQSIGEPGTQLTMRTFHTGGVANVEDITGGFTRLIELIDSHEHPWGRPAKISPYYGTITKISDLSEKNATSKGLLITIDYKNAQGEKAEHMVRVEQNQKLRVQVGDKVIPGQKLVEGPIILKELLAISDARTLQNYLLKEIQRIYRMQGITISDKYIEIIIRQMLSKIQITESGDSNFFIGSIVDISDYQEVNGQLISEGKNPAFGNIIVKGAKQIPLLSNSFLAAASYQETSKILVHSVISSQADKLEGLKENIIVGHKIPAGTNSNYEPKSKFDIRDPFSFFMKTSR; this is encoded by the coding sequence ACTTTTAGGTCTAAAAGTTTATGAAGGTGATAAATTAACTTCCAACATTTCAAAAACAGCCTTAGAACAACTTATTTATTATAAATCGCACATTGTTCTTGAAACTGGTGGTCTAAAATCACTGCAAAAAAATAAAATAATCGACATTTCCGAGGCAGGTTTAATTTACAAAAATGCACTTGTCGAAATTCTTGAAACTTATGAGCCCGAAACTGACGAATATGAAGCAGTTGCTGAGGCTCTTTCAGAATTAACTGACCTTGCCTCAAGTAAAATAGGCCGTGAATACGGGATAGATTATTATGAGCTTAATGAAGTAATTCAAGAATTTTCAGATGCCCGAATTGCAACAGGAACCGAAGCAATTGAGTATTTGCTTGACAAATTAGACTTACACGCTGAAAAAAAACAGGTAGAAGCTGAACTTGCAGTTTTACAAAAACAATCTCACCAAAACAAAAAAGTTGTTATAAAAAACCAAAAACGCGACAAACTCTATAAAAGATTGCAAGTAATTAACGCTTTTATTAATTCAGGCCAAGACCCTAAATCAATGATTATTAAAAATCTTCCGGTAATTCCGGCCGATTTAAGACCACTGGTTCAACTCGATGGCTCTCGTCATTCAACAAGTGATTGTAATGAACTTTATCGTCGAATTATAATTCGAAATAACCGTCTAAAAAGATGAAAAGAATCCGAAGCACCTGTAATTATCATTCAAAATGAGATGAGAATGCTTCAAGAAGCAATTGATGCCCTAATTGACAATCAGAAAAAAACAACTAACCAAGTAACAACAAAGGAAAACCGTCCGCTCAAGTCAATTTCTGACTCACTTACCGGAAAAAAAGGAAGATTTCGTCAAAACTTACTTGGAAAACGTGTTGACTATTCAGGTCGTTCAGTTATTGTCGTTGGTCCAAAACTAAAAATGCACCAAGCTGGGCTACCGCGGAAAATGGCCGCTGTTCTTTTTGAGCCTTGAATTATCCGTAATTTAATTCAAGAAAAAAAAGTCGGCTCAATTAAGTCAGCCCGTAAAATGATTGAAGAAGAAAATCCAATTATTTGACCTCATGTTGCAAAAGTTATTAAAACTAGACCGATAATTCTTAACCGTGCTCCAACCTTGCACCGACTTTCAATTCAAGCTTTTGAACCAGTTTTAGTTCGAGCAAAGGCAATCCAACTTCATCCACTAGTTACTGCCGGGTTTAACGCTGACTTTGACGGTGACCAAATGGCCGTACACATTCCAATTTCACCTGAAGCTGTTCGTGAAACTAGAGAATTAATGTTTGCTGACAAAAACATTTTAGGGCCAAAAGATGGTGAGCCAATTGTTAATCCTTCTCAGGACATGGTGCTTGGACTTTATTATTTATCCCAAGAAAAAGCTGGTGCAAAAGGTGAAGGATCATTCTTTTCATCTTATGATGAAATGCTAAAAGCCTATGAATTCCGATCTGTAGAGCTTCATGCAAGAGTTGTTTTACCTTTTGAGTCAGTCAAACCTTTGGTTGGAAAAAATTCACGTGGACACATAATTTCAACAGTTGGTAAATTTATTTTAAATAACATTTTCCCTGAAAATTTCCCATTTATTTTTGACCACAATGTTGATGAATTAGAACTAAATTATCCCCGTCAAATTAAAAAATATGTCTTGCCGTACGGTACAAATTTCCGTGATTACATTCAAAATCTACAAATTAATGAACCTTTAAACAAAAAAGCAATTGCAAAAATTGTAAGACAAATTTTTGACACCTATGATGGAGTTCTTGCAAAAGAAGATATTGCCAACGTTATTGACCAGTTGGACTTTGAAAATTATCAAGACTGTATTTTAATTTACGAAAAACTTCGTGATTACAAAGGGGAAAAATTACCAATTTCTCACCTTGCAAAACTGTCTGAATTTACAATTTTTGAGTTTGACCAGTTATTTAAACGCCAACAACAAGCCGGAAGAGCCGAAATTTACCGTGTTTTTGAAGATCACGAAAAAGTTGACCTTTTAGAAAAAATTTGATTCAAATACAACAACATGGTTTCTTCAATTCTTGACAAAATTAAAGATCTTGGATTTCACTACTCAACAATTTCAGGAACCTCAATTGCAATTAGTGACATTAAAGTCGCACCTAAAAAACACGAATTTATCGCTGAAGGTGAAAAATATATTAGTCAACTTAATAACTTTTTCAATCAAGGTCTGATCACTGATGATGAAAGATATGTTCTAGCGATTGCAAAATGAACCCAAATTAAGAACGAAATTCAAGACGACCTTAATGAGTCAATCGTAAATGAAGCACACAACTCGCTGGTAATGATGATGAAATCTGGAGCTAGAGGTAATATTTCTAACTTCGTCCAACTTGCCGGAATGCGTGGTTTGATGGCCAACAACGTTAAGGCCTTGAAGGTCGATGCCGAAAACGAACGTGTTGTTCGTTCAATTGTTGAAGTTCCAGTTAAGTCATCGTTTGTTGAGGGTCTAACTTCATTTGAATTTTACTCTTCAACTCACGGAGCTAGAAAAGGTCTAACCGATACAGCCCTTAACACTGCAAAATCAGGTTATCTAACCCGAAGACTTGTTGACGTTGCCCAAAACATTGTTGTTGCAGCCGATGACTGTTTTTCAGATTTTGGCTTTGTAGTTAAAGACATAATTGACACTAAAACTAATACAATAATAGTTCCTTTAATTGAAAGAATCGAAGGTCGCTTTTTAAATAAAGATGTCTATGATTCAAAAGGAAACAAAATTGCTAGTGGCGGACAACTTGTTAATCTCCAAATTGCAAAACAAATCGCAAATGCTGGTGTTAAAAAAGTGGAAATTCGTTCAATTTTATCCTGTCATATCAAAAACAGTGTCTGCAAAAAATGTTACGGAAAAGATTTGGCAACAAACCGTTTAGTTTCAATTGGTGAGGCTGTCGGAATTATTGCTGCTCAGTCAATTGGTGAACCAGGAACTCAGCTAACCATGAGAACTTTCCACACCGGAGGGGTTGCCAACGTTGAAGATATTACAGGTGGATTTACCCGCCTAATTGAGCTAATCGACTCCCACGAACACCCTTGAGGACGGCCAGCAAAAATTTCACCTTATTATGGAACAATCACTAAAATTTCTGATCTGTCGGAAAAAAATGCCACAAGCAAAGGACTTTTAATTACAATTGACTATAAAAATGCCCAAGGCGAAAAAGCCGAACATATGGTCCGTGTTGAGCAAAATCAGAAACTTCGAGTTCAAGTTGGCGACAAAGTTATTCCAGGTCAAAAACTAGTTGAAGGACCAATTATTCTAAAAGAATTATTGGCAATTTCTGATGCTAGAACACTACAGAACTACCTGTTAAAAGAAATTCAAAGAATCTACCGTATGCAAGGAATAACAATTTCTGATAAATATATTGAAATTATTATTCGCCAAATGTTGTCAAAAATTCAAATTACTGAAAGCGGAGACTCTAATTTCTTCATTGGATCAATTGTTGACATTAGCGACTATCAAGAAGTCAATGGTCAGCTGATTTCTGAAGGAAAAAATCCTGCTTTTGGAAACATAATTGTCAAAGGTGCTAAACAAATTCCGTTACTTTCAAACTCATTTTTGGCCGCTGCAAGTTATCAAGAAACATCCAAAATCCTTGTTCATTCAGTTATCTCATCACAAGCCGACAAACTAGAAGGACTTAAAGAAAACATAATTGTCGGCCACAAAATTCCTGCTGGAACAAATTCAAATTATGAACCTAAGTCCAAATTTGACATCCGTGATCCATTCAGTTTTTTCATGAAAACTTCACGCTAA